One genomic window of Sphingomonas ginsengisoli An et al. 2013 includes the following:
- a CDS encoding restriction endonuclease subunit S codes for MKAKRVAASGPVEGRWPLPPGWVWRRARDLGRIVGGSTPKNATDPSNFSDDGMPWITPADLSGYTHATISEGRRNLAPHLVNRAALLPAGTVLISSRAPVGYCAVASNALLTNQGFRSLVLGDEVDPFFIRYYVLFSRSYLEDHASGTTFKELSGTALGELVFPVPPLETQRRIVARIDDFFAQIDDGEAALARAREDLATWRKALLKAAVTGELTADWRAKNASGEIGADYLVRLYSARLPRAVGARGRGAGSQASAPQPPFSVPAEWTWTTLGQIISSGPSNGFSPKRSPDGRGTEALKLTATTSGRLRLGPDCVKVISEDIPKDSPLYLEAGDLLFQRGNTREYVGMAAVYDGPEGRYIYPDLMIRVR; via the coding sequence GTGAAGGCGAAGCGTGTGGCGGCAAGTGGGCCGGTAGAAGGTCGCTGGCCGCTGCCTCCAGGTTGGGTTTGGCGACGTGCGCGTGATCTTGGTCGCATCGTCGGCGGCAGCACGCCGAAGAACGCTACCGATCCATCGAACTTCAGCGACGACGGCATGCCTTGGATCACTCCAGCCGACCTTTCTGGTTATACACACGCGACCATCTCGGAGGGACGTCGCAACCTTGCGCCGCATCTTGTGAACAGGGCAGCGCTTCTGCCCGCTGGCACGGTTCTGATCTCCTCCCGCGCGCCGGTCGGCTACTGCGCTGTCGCGTCCAATGCGCTGCTTACGAACCAAGGGTTCCGGAGCCTTGTCCTTGGCGACGAAGTCGATCCGTTTTTCATCCGCTATTACGTGCTGTTCTCAAGAAGCTACCTTGAGGACCATGCGAGCGGCACGACGTTCAAGGAGCTATCGGGGACGGCGCTAGGTGAGCTGGTCTTTCCGGTCCCCCCTTTAGAAACTCAGCGCCGCATCGTCGCTCGCATCGACGATTTCTTTGCCCAAATCGACGATGGCGAGGCAGCGCTGGCGCGGGCGCGGGAGGATCTGGCGACTTGGCGCAAGGCGCTGCTGAAGGCCGCCGTCACCGGCGAACTCACCGCCGACTGGCGGGCGAAAAACGCATCGGGAGAAATCGGCGCGGACTATCTAGTGCGGCTATACTCAGCACGGCTCCCCCGGGCCGTTGGGGCACGCGGCAGAGGCGCAGGGTCCCAGGCATCTGCCCCCCAGCCCCCCTTTTCTGTCCCAGCCGAGTGGACTTGGACGACTCTCGGACAAATTATTTCGTCGGGGCCATCTAATGGCTTCTCGCCGAAACGGTCGCCAGATGGCCGCGGCACTGAGGCGCTGAAGCTTACGGCGACAACCTCCGGCCGACTAAGGCTTGGACCGGACTGTGTGAAGGTCATTTCGGAGGACATCCCGAAGGATTCTCCGCTATACCTTGAGGCTGGTGACCTTCTGTTCCAGCGGGGAAACACCCGTGAATACGTGGGCATGGCCGCCGTTTATGACGGACCAGAAGGTCGCTACATCTATCCGGACCTGATGATACGCGTCCGATAG
- a CDS encoding DEAD/DEAH box helicase family protein — MSVTPEAAARQVIDQQLAATGWVVQDRSTMNRTAALGVAVREYPLATGPCDYLLFVAGKACGVIEAKAAGATLSGVAEQARGYQPLPEQPLARWTDPFRFDYEASSTEILFSDRVDPLHRSRRVFSFHQPETLHEWLKSGSSFRSRLSKLPPLITDGLRDCQVEAIAGIEQSLAADRPRAFVRMATGAGKTFTAATLSYRLLAHADVKRILFLVDRNNLGRQTLKEFQTYRPPGTGRLFTELYNVQRLGSVGLDPPAKVVISTIQRLFAQLTGSELSDEDEEASDFERGWVPPPKQVAYNAAIPPEAFDIVIVDECHRSIYGNWRQLLDYFDAQIVGLTATPTVQTAAFFNENIVADYPYERSVADGVNVPFEIFRIRTQIGEHGGRVEAGYTVPVRDRHTRAQEFRLLDDDLVYAPQDLDRSVIARNQIRTVLETYRDTLFTELFLGRTEVPKTLIFAKDDHHAEEIVEIAREVFDQGNEFAKKITYRVGAGYAEQLINAFRNSYYPRIAVTVDMIATGTDVKAIEALIFLRDVRSAVYFEQMRGRGVRTMDPATLATITPGAGVKDRFVLVDAVGVTDSLKVQAVPLDREHGVAFEKLLEQIASGRSDEDAVATLAGRLARLDRKLDPAARAKVEAVAGKPLSALAGELVEAIDADAIISQAETCHGPRPTAEQMETVAADRREAALLAYNDPNLRRVLIEVKKASEVVIDDISRDVTISSAWDEGQATTMTADFARFLDEHRDQLTALRILYGLPAATRRLTYASLEELRDAMLQPPWLLEPLAIWSAYRRLQGDKVRANPAKTLTDIVALVRFAVGHAETLAPLSSDMAGRFNLWLGREQRAGRHYTQEQLGWLEAVRDYLAANIEVTTADLQDQFEGRGGIIGARRAFGQRLEPLLDELQDALVA; from the coding sequence GTGAGCGTCACTCCCGAAGCAGCGGCCCGGCAGGTCATCGATCAACAGCTCGCAGCAACCGGATGGGTGGTGCAGGACCGCTCGACTATGAACCGGACCGCCGCTCTGGGCGTGGCGGTTCGGGAGTATCCACTCGCGACCGGTCCCTGCGATTACCTCCTGTTCGTGGCCGGCAAGGCATGCGGCGTGATCGAAGCCAAGGCGGCTGGAGCGACCTTGTCCGGGGTGGCCGAACAGGCACGCGGCTATCAGCCGCTTCCAGAGCAGCCCCTAGCGCGTTGGACCGACCCGTTTCGTTTCGACTATGAGGCGTCCAGCACCGAGATCCTGTTCTCCGACCGTGTCGATCCGCTGCACCGGTCACGCCGGGTGTTTTCGTTCCACCAGCCCGAGACGCTGCACGAGTGGCTGAAGTCAGGTTCGTCCTTCCGATCACGGCTCAGCAAGCTTCCGCCGCTGATCACCGACGGGCTGCGGGACTGCCAGGTCGAGGCAATCGCCGGTATCGAGCAGTCGCTTGCGGCCGACCGGCCCCGAGCCTTCGTCCGCATGGCAACGGGCGCCGGCAAAACCTTCACCGCGGCGACACTTTCCTACCGCTTGCTGGCCCATGCCGACGTCAAGCGCATCCTCTTCCTTGTCGACCGCAACAACCTCGGCCGGCAAACGCTGAAGGAGTTCCAGACCTACCGTCCGCCGGGCACCGGCCGCCTGTTCACCGAGCTCTACAACGTTCAGCGGCTCGGCTCAGTCGGGCTCGACCCGCCCGCCAAGGTGGTTATCTCGACCATCCAGCGCCTCTTCGCCCAGCTGACCGGGTCCGAGCTGTCGGACGAGGACGAGGAAGCCAGCGACTTCGAGCGGGGCTGGGTACCGCCGCCCAAGCAGGTGGCCTACAATGCCGCCATCCCGCCGGAAGCGTTCGACATCGTCATCGTCGACGAGTGCCATCGTTCCATTTACGGCAACTGGCGCCAGCTTCTCGACTATTTCGACGCCCAGATCGTCGGCTTGACCGCTACCCCCACGGTTCAGACCGCAGCCTTCTTCAACGAGAACATCGTTGCTGATTACCCCTACGAGCGGTCGGTCGCCGACGGAGTCAACGTGCCGTTCGAGATCTTCCGCATCCGGACCCAGATCGGCGAGCATGGCGGACGGGTGGAGGCCGGCTACACCGTCCCGGTTCGTGACCGACACACCAGGGCGCAGGAATTCCGACTTCTCGACGACGACCTCGTTTATGCTCCGCAGGACCTCGACCGGAGCGTCATCGCACGCAACCAGATCCGCACGGTGCTCGAGACCTATCGCGACACCCTGTTCACTGAGCTTTTTCTCGGGCGCACGGAGGTCCCGAAGACCCTGATCTTCGCCAAGGACGACCACCACGCCGAGGAGATCGTCGAGATCGCCCGCGAGGTGTTCGATCAGGGCAACGAGTTCGCCAAGAAGATCACCTACCGGGTCGGGGCGGGCTATGCGGAGCAGCTGATCAACGCCTTCCGAAACTCATACTACCCACGCATTGCCGTCACGGTCGACATGATCGCCACAGGCACGGACGTGAAGGCGATTGAGGCGCTGATCTTCCTCCGGGATGTCCGGTCCGCCGTCTACTTCGAGCAGATGCGGGGCCGCGGCGTCCGGACCATGGATCCGGCGACGCTGGCCACCATCACGCCGGGCGCCGGGGTGAAGGACCGCTTCGTGCTCGTCGACGCGGTCGGCGTGACCGACAGCCTGAAGGTGCAAGCCGTGCCACTCGATCGAGAGCATGGCGTCGCATTCGAGAAGCTTCTCGAGCAGATTGCCAGCGGACGTAGCGACGAGGATGCCGTCGCCACGCTGGCCGGCCGTCTCGCTCGGCTCGACCGCAAGCTCGACCCGGCCGCCCGCGCCAAGGTGGAAGCGGTTGCGGGCAAGCCTCTCAGCGCTTTGGCTGGTGAGCTGGTCGAAGCCATCGACGCGGACGCGATCATCTCGCAGGCCGAGACCTGCCACGGACCCCGTCCCACCGCCGAGCAGATGGAGACTGTCGCGGCCGACAGGCGGGAAGCAGCTCTTTTAGCTTACAACGACCCGAACCTTCGCCGCGTGCTCATCGAGGTGAAGAAGGCGTCCGAAGTCGTCATCGACGACATCAGCCGGGACGTGACGATCTCCTCGGCCTGGGACGAAGGTCAGGCCACGACCATGACGGCCGACTTCGCCCGCTTCCTGGACGAGCATCGGGACCAGCTCACCGCCCTGCGCATCCTCTACGGCTTGCCGGCGGCGACCAGGCGCCTGACCTATGCCAGCCTGGAGGAGCTGCGAGATGCCATGCTCCAGCCGCCGTGGCTTCTGGAACCGCTCGCCATCTGGAGCGCCTACCGCCGGCTGCAGGGCGACAAGGTTCGGGCGAACCCGGCCAAGACTCTGACCGACATAGTGGCGCTGGTCCGCTTCGCCGTCGGCCACGCCGAAACGCTGGCACCGCTGTCGTCCGACATGGCCGGGCGATTTAATCTGTGGCTCGGCCGCGAGCAGCGGGCGGGGCGGCACTATACGCAGGAGCAGCTCGGCTGGCTGGAAGCCGTCCGCGACTATCTCGCCGCCAACATCGAGGTGACCACCGCCGACCTCCAGGACCAGTTCGAGGGCAGGGGCGGCATCATTGGCGCCCGGCGGGCTTTCGGCCAGCGGCTTGAGCCGCTACTCGACGAGCTTCAGGACGCATTGGTGGCATAA
- a CDS encoding HsdM family class I SAM-dependent methyltransferase, with the protein MNEQALVAKVWNYAHVLRDDGVSYGDYLGQISFLLFMKMDKERTEALGEASALPADANWDALAGKAGEELERTYRRILETLSRRTDIVGTLFLKAENKIGDPAKLQRLVTLIGAETWMGLDVDVKGTIYEGLLERNAGEVKSGAGQYFTPRSLIEVITQLVDPEPEHTVHDPAVGTGGFLLAAYEHMKAKPAARDRKVAKALREEKLSGTDIVAEVVRLCAMNLYLHGIGGAVSPVRQADALLDRGVQSFDVILTNPPFGKRQSFRIVREDGGIESERQDYVRDDFTVTTGNKQLNFLQHIMSILKVGGSTAVVMPDNVLFEGGAGEALRKRLLEEFDFHTLLRLPTGIFYSQGVKANVLFFDRVAPGSGIGTRDLWVYDLRTNQRFTLRERPLKRSDLDNFVACYGEKRRRHERQETDHFRRFDYEELVKRDKLNLDIFWLKDASTTDPDSLPPPAELAAEIVDSLETALEKFRSVAANISLPSSNAPS; encoded by the coding sequence ATGAATGAGCAGGCGCTCGTCGCCAAGGTCTGGAACTACGCCCACGTCCTACGGGACGATGGCGTGTCCTATGGCGACTACCTTGGGCAGATCAGCTTCTTGCTCTTTATGAAGATGGACAAGGAGCGGACCGAGGCGCTCGGTGAGGCCTCGGCTCTGCCGGCCGATGCCAATTGGGATGCGCTCGCAGGCAAGGCAGGAGAGGAGCTGGAGCGGACCTACCGCCGCATCCTAGAAACCCTGTCCCGGCGCACCGACATCGTCGGCACCCTGTTCCTGAAGGCCGAGAACAAGATCGGCGACCCGGCCAAGCTGCAGCGTCTCGTGACGCTGATCGGAGCCGAGACTTGGATGGGCCTCGACGTCGATGTGAAGGGCACCATCTACGAGGGCCTGCTCGAGCGGAACGCAGGCGAGGTGAAGTCCGGCGCCGGCCAGTATTTCACACCCAGGTCGCTGATTGAGGTGATCACCCAGCTCGTCGACCCGGAGCCCGAGCACACGGTTCACGATCCGGCGGTCGGAACCGGCGGCTTCCTGCTCGCCGCCTACGAGCACATGAAGGCGAAGCCGGCCGCCCGCGACCGAAAGGTCGCCAAAGCTCTCCGCGAGGAGAAACTTTCGGGCACCGATATCGTCGCAGAGGTCGTCCGGCTCTGCGCCATGAACCTCTACCTGCACGGCATCGGCGGGGCGGTGTCGCCCGTGCGCCAGGCGGATGCGCTGCTGGACCGGGGCGTCCAGTCATTCGACGTCATCCTGACCAACCCGCCGTTCGGGAAGCGCCAGTCGTTCCGTATCGTCCGGGAGGATGGCGGAATCGAGAGCGAGCGGCAGGACTATGTCCGTGACGACTTCACCGTCACCACGGGCAACAAGCAGCTGAACTTCCTCCAGCACATCATGTCGATCCTCAAGGTCGGCGGCAGCACGGCCGTCGTCATGCCGGACAACGTCCTCTTCGAGGGCGGGGCGGGCGAGGCCCTGCGTAAGCGCCTGCTGGAGGAGTTCGATTTCCACACCCTTCTACGACTGCCAACTGGCATCTTCTACAGCCAAGGGGTAAAGGCCAACGTCCTGTTCTTCGATCGGGTGGCTCCGGGCAGCGGCATCGGCACCCGCGATTTATGGGTCTATGATCTTCGCACCAACCAGCGCTTCACCCTGCGCGAACGGCCCTTGAAGCGTTCCGATCTCGACAATTTTGTCGCCTGCTACGGCGAGAAGCGGAGGCGGCACGAGCGGCAGGAGACCGACCACTTCCGCCGCTTCGACTATGAGGAGTTGGTAAAGCGCGACAAGCTGAACCTCGACATCTTCTGGCTGAAGGACGCCAGCACCACCGACCCGGACAGCCTACCACCACCAGCTGAGCTGGCGGCGGAAATTGTGGACAGCCTGGAGACGGCGCTGGAGAAGTTCCGGTCGGTGGCGGCGAATATCTCTTTGCCCAGCTCAAATGCCCCGAGCTGA